One region of Acidobacteriota bacterium genomic DNA includes:
- the nuoB gene encoding NADH-quinone oxidoreductase subunit NuoB, which translates to MGLETKLGDVLPDVLTTQLDSLVNWARKSSLWPATFGLACCAIEMMAMTDARNDVARFGAEVFRASPRQADVMIVAGRVSIKMAPVLRRIYDQMPEPKWVISMGVCASAGGVFNNYAIVQGVDKVVPVDIFVPGCPPRPEGLIYAVMKLQELIERQKVFTEEKAA; encoded by the coding sequence ATGGGTCTTGAAACGAAACTCGGCGATGTCTTACCGGATGTTTTAACGACGCAGTTGGATTCGCTGGTCAATTGGGCGCGCAAATCTTCGCTCTGGCCGGCCACGTTTGGCTTGGCCTGTTGTGCCATCGAAATGATGGCGATGACCGACGCCCGCAATGACGTAGCCCGCTTTGGCGCCGAAGTCTTTCGCGCCAGCCCGCGCCAAGCCGATGTGATGATTGTGGCCGGACGCGTTTCGATCAAGATGGCCCCAGTGCTGCGCCGCATCTACGATCAGATGCCCGAACCGAAATGGGTCATCTCGATGGGCGTTTGTGCTTCGGCGGGCGGCGTGTTCAACAACTACGCCATTGTGCAGGGCGTAGACAAGGTCGTGCCGGTTGATATTTTTGTGCCCGGCTGCCCGCCGCGCCCCGAAGGGCTGATTTACGCTGTCATGAAGCTGCAAGAGTTAATCGAACGCCAGAAGGTGTTCACCGAAGAAAAAGCCGCTTGA
- a CDS encoding NADH-quinone oxidoreductase subunit A, which translates to MMREYFPILMIFIFVLGFAVTNIALSHFVGKRIDTREKLIPYECGMDPVGSAHQRFSVKFYLVAMLFILFDIEAIFLVPWAATFRRMITDWHFGRTFAFTEMILFIAVLLVGYIYVWKKGLFEWNRS; encoded by the coding sequence CTGATGAGAGAGTATTTTCCGATCCTGATGATCTTCATCTTCGTGCTCGGTTTTGCCGTCACGAATATCGCGCTGTCGCATTTTGTCGGCAAGCGCATAGATACCCGCGAGAAATTGATTCCGTATGAATGCGGCATGGATCCGGTCGGTTCGGCGCATCAGCGCTTTTCGGTCAAGTTTTACCTCGTCGCCATGCTCTTCATACTGTTCGACATCGAAGCCATCTTTCTGGTGCCCTGGGCGGCGACCTTCCGGCGGATGATTACGGATTGGCACTTTGGGCGCACCTTCGCTTTCACAGAAATGATTCTATTTATTGCGGTCTTGCTGGTGGGCTACATCTACGTTTGGAAAAAAGGCCTGTTCGAGTGGAACCGCAGTTAA